The nucleotide sequence CGAAGGCCGCGGAGCAGTTGCACTGGTTCCGCAAGTGGGACCGGACCTACGAGAGCACGCCTCCGACGTTTCGCTGGTTCGTGGGAGGCCTCACCAACCTGAGCTACAACGCGGTGGACTACCACGTGCTGCGGGGTCGGGGTGGCCACGCGGCCCTCATTGCGGAAACCGAACGGGGCGAGCGCCGGGTCTACACGTACGCCCATCTCCAGCATGGCATCCGGTGCCTGGCTGCAGCGCTGCGGGGGCTCGGGGTGAGGCGCGGCGATCGGGTGGCCATCTACATGCCCACCGGCGCCGAAGCCATCATGGCCATGCTCGCGGCGGCGCGCATCGGGGCCGTCCACCTGGTGGTCTTCGCGGGTTTCGGCAGCCGGGCGCTCGCCGAACGCATGCGGCTCGGCGGCGCCAGGGTATTGCTCACCGCAGACGTTACCTGGCGCAAGGGCCGGGAGGTCCCTCTCTGGGACATCGTCCAGGAGGCCCTGGCCGTTCCCGACTCGCCCGTCGAGAAGGTCGTCGTGCTGCGCCGTAGCCCGAGGCCCATCGAGTTGAGGCCCGGGCGAGACCTGCTCTGGGAGGAGTTCGTCGAGCAGGGCAAGGGCCGGCCGGACGTCCACGAGCTCATGGAGTCCAACGAGCCGGCCTACATCCTGGCGACCTCCGGTACCACCGCGCAGCCGAAGCTGGCCGTCCACAGCCACGGCGGGTACCAGGTCTACATCCGCAGCATGGCGCAGTGGGCCTTCGGCCTTTCCCCGCAGGACGTGTGGTGGTCGACGTCCGACATCGGGTGGGTGGTCGGGCACAGCTATATCGTCTATGCTCCGCTGCTCGTGGGCTGTACGACCATCGCGTACGAAGGTGCCCTGGACCACCCGGGGCCCGAGACCTTCTACCGCATCATCGAGGAGAACCGGGTCACCGGGGTGTTCACCGCACCCACGGCCGTGCGCCTGTTGATGCGTTACGGCACCGGTCCGGCCCGCGCGTTCGACCTGAGCACGGTGCAACGGCTCTTTTCGGCCGGCGAAGTCCTCAACGCGCCCGCCTGGGAGTGGCTCCAGAAGGACGTGTTCGGCGACCGCGTGCCGGTCATCGACCACTGGTGGCAAACGGAGACAGGCGGGCCCGTCATCGGTAATCCCTACGGCCTCGGCATGCTGCCCATCAAGCCGGGCTCGGCGGGACTGCCCCTGCCGGGTACCTCGGCCGAGGTGCGTACGATCGAGGGCAAGCGTTGCGAACCGGGCGAAAAGGGCATCGTGGTGATCCCACGCCCGTTCCCCGGCCTGACGCCCACCCTGTGGGGTGACCCCGAACGGTACGGGCGCGACTACTGGCAGGTGATCCCACACGTCTACTTCACCGGAGACGCCGCGTACGTGGATGAGGACGGCTACTTCTACTTCAGCGGCCGCGCCGACGAGATCATCAAGATCGCCGGGCACCGCATCGGTACCATCGAGGTGGAGACCGCGTTCTTGCGCCACCCCGCCGTGGCGGAAGCGGGGGTCACGGGCCGTCCGGACGAGCTGCGCGGCGAGGTCATCTCGGCGTTCGTGGTGCTCAAGGCCGGCCACGAGCCGTCCGACGGCCTCCGGCAGGAGCTGCTCCAGACGGTTCGCCAGGAGCTCGGCCCCATCGCCGTGATCGGAGAGATCCACTTCGTCAAGGCTCTGCCCAAGACCCGCAGCGGCAAGATCATGCGGCGGGTCTTCAAGGCCGTCATCCTGGGACGGGACCCGGGCGACATCTCCACCATTGAAGATATAGGATCGGTGGAGGAAGCCCGCGCCGCATGGCAGGCCATGCGGGCCGAACTCAAGGCGACCGGTAGCGACTGACCCGGTGGCCGTCGCAGGGGGCACTCGAGCATGAGCGACCGCTTCAGCCGGATAATGGGCGAGTATGCCGCTTCGGTGCGCTGGGAAGATCTCCCACCGGAGACCGTCCACGAAGTGAAGCGCAGGCTGCTGGACTCGGTTGGGGTGGCCATGGCGGCCTTCACCGAAGACAGCCCGAAGGCCGCCCGCGCCTACGCCTACGAATGGCCGGTCACCTCGGGGGCGACCCTGTGGGGCACGGCGTTCATCGCTCCGGCCGACGTGGCCGCCTTTGCCAACGGGGTGATGGTGCGCTATCTCGACTTCAACGACACGTACCTCTCGAAGGAGCCGCTCCACCCGAGCGATGTGATCCCACCGCTCTTCGCCGTGGCGGAGTGGCGCGGCGTCGCACCGAGGGAGTTCGTCACCGCCGTGGCGGTGGCCTACGAGATCGGGGTCAACCTGTGCGATGCGGCGAGCCTCCGCCGGTACGGATGGGATCACGTCAACTACGTCGGCATCGCGACCGCGGCAGCCGCCGGCCGCCTGCTGGGACTCTCCGTGGAACAGATCGAGCACGCCATCTCGCTGGTGGCCGTCCCCCATGCGGCGATGCGCCAGACCCGGGCGGGAGAGCTCTCCATGTGGAAGGGCGCAGCGGCCGCCAACTCCGCCCGCAACGCCGTCTTCGCGACCGTACTGGCGTCCAAGGGGATGACGGGGCCGTTCCAGCCCTTTGCCGGCGAGATGGGCTTCTTCCGGCAGCTGCTCGCCGGAGAGACGTTCGACGAAGCGGCGCTGGCTTCGCTGGTCGAAAAGCGCCCGCCGCGGCGCATTTGCGACACCTACGTCAAGTTCTGGCCGGTGGAGTACCACGCCCAAAGTGCCGTCGACGCGGCACTCCAGCTTCGCACCGAGATCGGCGACCCGAGCCGCATCGCCTCCATCCACATCGACACGTTCAAGGCGGCCTACGAGATCATCGCCAAAGATCCCGAGAAGTGGGAGCCGAGGACCCGGGAGACGGCAGACCACTCGTTGCCGTACGCCGTCGTAGCGGCGCTGTTGGATGGGCAGGTGACCCGGAGATCCTTCTCCCGCGAACGTATCGCCGACCCCACGCTCCGCAAGATCTTGAAAGAGCACACCACTCTCCAGGAAGACCCGGAGCTCACCCGGGGCTACCCCGAGGGGATCCCCAACCGCATTCGGGTCATGACCGTCGATCGCGAGGAGTTCGTGCGCGAGGTCCGCTTCCCGAGGGGCCATGCGCGCAACCCCATGACGGACGAGGAAGTCGTCCAAAAGTTCCGTCTCAACGTCGAGGAGGCGTTCAGCCCTGCGCAAGCGGACCTCGTCATCGACTTCGTCTTCGGCCTCGAGCGGCAAACAGCCCTCGAGGACCTGGCGGGCCTGCTGCGACTGTGAGAACGTAGCACAGGGGGGCTTTACCGATGGCTTTGCCGATCGGACCGGCAGAGGGATCTTACAGCCCGGGGCTCGAGGGAGTCATCGCTGCCGTCACGTCCATCTCTTACCTGGACGTAGAGCATGAGCAGATCGTGGTGCGCGGCTACGACCTCATCGAGCTTGCCAGGCAGATGCACTACCCACAGGTGGCCTACCTCGTGATCTACGGTAGCTTGCCTTCGGCAGACGAGCTGGCCGATTTCAACCGGACACTGCAGGAGCAGGCAGCGCTGCCCGAGGCCGCCTACCGGCTCTTTCAACTCATGCCCCGTACGACCGAGGTCATGGACGCCCAGCGCACCGTGATCTCGTTTCTGGCGGGATTCGAGGATCCTGCCGAGCTCCGGGACCCCTCCATGCAGGCCAACCTGACCAAAGGCGTCCGGCTGCTGGCCCGTATGCCCGCCATCACGGCCAACGCATACCGCACGGTGCACGGCCTGCCGCCGGTGGAGCCGGATGGGGAGCTGG is from Limnochorda sp. L945t and encodes:
- a CDS encoding MmgE/PrpD family protein codes for the protein MSDRFSRIMGEYAASVRWEDLPPETVHEVKRRLLDSVGVAMAAFTEDSPKAARAYAYEWPVTSGATLWGTAFIAPADVAAFANGVMVRYLDFNDTYLSKEPLHPSDVIPPLFAVAEWRGVAPREFVTAVAVAYEIGVNLCDAASLRRYGWDHVNYVGIATAAAAGRLLGLSVEQIEHAISLVAVPHAAMRQTRAGELSMWKGAAAANSARNAVFATVLASKGMTGPFQPFAGEMGFFRQLLAGETFDEAALASLVEKRPPRRICDTYVKFWPVEYHAQSAVDAALQLRTEIGDPSRIASIHIDTFKAAYEIIAKDPEKWEPRTRETADHSLPYAVVAALLDGQVTRRSFSRERIADPTLRKILKEHTTLQEDPELTRGYPEGIPNRIRVMTVDREEFVREVRFPRGHARNPMTDEEVVQKFRLNVEEAFSPAQADLVIDFVFGLERQTALEDLAGLLRL
- a CDS encoding acetate--CoA ligase, giving the protein MEVIAPTVKRWLKDAEEDPEGFWAKAAEQLHWFRKWDRTYESTPPTFRWFVGGLTNLSYNAVDYHVLRGRGGHAALIAETERGERRVYTYAHLQHGIRCLAAALRGLGVRRGDRVAIYMPTGAEAIMAMLAAARIGAVHLVVFAGFGSRALAERMRLGGARVLLTADVTWRKGREVPLWDIVQEALAVPDSPVEKVVVLRRSPRPIELRPGRDLLWEEFVEQGKGRPDVHELMESNEPAYILATSGTTAQPKLAVHSHGGYQVYIRSMAQWAFGLSPQDVWWSTSDIGWVVGHSYIVYAPLLVGCTTIAYEGALDHPGPETFYRIIEENRVTGVFTAPTAVRLLMRYGTGPARAFDLSTVQRLFSAGEVLNAPAWEWLQKDVFGDRVPVIDHWWQTETGGPVIGNPYGLGMLPIKPGSAGLPLPGTSAEVRTIEGKRCEPGEKGIVVIPRPFPGLTPTLWGDPERYGRDYWQVIPHVYFTGDAAYVDEDGYFYFSGRADEIIKIAGHRIGTIEVETAFLRHPAVAEAGVTGRPDELRGEVISAFVVLKAGHEPSDGLRQELLQTVRQELGPIAVIGEIHFVKALPKTRSGKIMRRVFKAVILGRDPGDISTIEDIGSVEEARAAWQAMRAELKATGSD